From a single Helicovermis profundi genomic region:
- a CDS encoding GNAT family N-acetyltransferase: MYIGKKVELREYRIDDIEKAQKFINDSEVKMLLHPGIPYLYTYQDEQKWFDTITATKDVYSFAIETIKEKEYIGGCGINNIDWKNSVVEVGIFIGDKNLWGKGYGTDAMKILIRFIFDQMNINKIKLKVFSFNERGIKSYEKCGFKKEGILRQEIFRNGKYYDDILMGLLRNEYIQGLQK, from the coding sequence ATGTATATTGGAAAAAAAGTTGAATTAAGAGAATATAGAATTGATGATATTGAAAAAGCGCAAAAGTTTATAAATGATTCAGAAGTAAAGATGTTGTTACATCCAGGAATTCCATACTTATATACTTATCAAGATGAACAAAAATGGTTTGACACTATAACAGCGACAAAAGACGTATACAGTTTTGCTATTGAAACAATAAAAGAAAAAGAATATATAGGTGGGTGTGGAATAAATAATATTGATTGGAAAAATAGCGTTGTAGAAGTAGGTATATTTATTGGTGATAAAAACTTGTGGGGTAAAGGTTATGGAACTGATGCTATGAAAATCTTAATTAGATTTATATTTGATCAGATGAATATAAATAAAATAAAACTTAAAGTATTTTCATTCAATGAAAGAGGAATCAAGAGTTACGAAAAATGTGGCTTCAAGAAAGAGGGTATATTGCGACAAGAGATATTTAGAAATGGTAAATACTATGATGATATTCTGATGGGATTACTTAGAAATGAATATATTCAAGGATTGCAAAAATAG
- a CDS encoding ornithine carbamoyltransferase codes for MNLLKINNLNEKQIIEIFELADKLKEKPNQELLKGKSFILFFPESSIRTRISFEKCITDLGGNCILFPPTTLDKREELEDVIKYIENWADSVIIRHSDYNKIYEISKHSKIPIINAMTSKNHPCEILSDLYSISKIRGNYKSLIYTFVGENGNISNSWRIAAEVLNLNLNHVCVSGNEIKENDKNYSFYTDLNQVLALSDIILTDPLSNELKIDEYKEKYQITLERMKQTKTNSMLNPCPPFFRGEEVSEEVINSDYFVGHKFKENLLFVQQAIILYCLEITIN; via the coding sequence ATGAATTTACTGAAGATAAACAATTTAAATGAGAAACAAATAATTGAGATATTTGAATTAGCAGATAAATTAAAGGAAAAACCAAACCAAGAATTATTGAAAGGAAAATCATTTATACTTTTTTTCCCTGAATCAAGTATAAGAACAAGAATTTCGTTTGAGAAGTGCATAACTGACTTGGGTGGAAATTGTATACTATTTCCACCGACAACTCTTGATAAGAGAGAAGAACTTGAAGATGTAATAAAATATATTGAAAACTGGGCTGATTCAGTTATTATAAGACATTCAGATTATAACAAAATTTATGAAATATCAAAACACTCCAAAATTCCAATAATAAATGCAATGACATCAAAGAATCATCCTTGTGAGATACTTTCAGATTTATATTCAATAAGTAAAATAAGGGGAAATTACAAATCTTTAATTTATACGTTTGTTGGTGAAAATGGAAATATATCGAATTCATGGAGAATAGCTGCAGAGGTACTTAATCTAAATTTAAATCATGTTTGTGTTAGTGGTAATGAAATTAAAGAAAATGACAAAAATTATTCGTTTTATACAGATTTAAATCAAGTGTTAGCTCTAAGTGATATAATTTTAACAGATCCACTTTCAAATGAATTAAAAATAGATGAATATAAAGAAAAATACCAAATTACATTAGAAAGAATGAAGCAAACAAAGACTAATTCAATGTTAAATCCATGTCCTCCTTTTTTTAGAGGCGAGGAAGTTAGTGAAGAAGTAATAAATTCAGATTATTTTGTTGGACATAAATTCAAAGAAAATCTTTTATTTGTGCAACAAGCAATTATTTTGTATTGTTTGGAAATTACTATAAATTGA
- a CDS encoding nucleotidyltransferase family protein yields MINLETERVILYPLDSINLLLSLESFQELEKRLGVTITDRKLDEEMQYATKVRLKKVLEDERNYLWLTNWAIISKDKNCIVGFVTIKGCPNDMGEVTIEYGIEKEYRGNGYATEAVKKLIKWIFISPRAKYVIVDIDKVNTSSHRVLEKVGAIKYKETDELLWWKVKNTKLNEVEKLIEIIELNKDLIRVFDALDKIGLVEYYVGAGALAQNVWNIETGRSQNYGISDVDIIYFNPNMLEEDETKIRKKLEKELGNFPVWLDVKNQARVHLWYKEKFGYEIETYKSLEDAIKTWPTTSTSFGVQRERKNKWNVYAPYGLRDIFEMRVKANPIQITEAIYMNKVQKWTDRWPELEVVEWSDKNIEIVNTEVISIVRK; encoded by the coding sequence ATGATAAATTTAGAAACAGAAAGAGTAATATTATATCCTCTTGATTCAATAAACTTATTGCTATCATTAGAAAGTTTTCAAGAACTCGAGAAAAGATTAGGAGTAACTATTACAGATAGAAAATTGGATGAAGAAATGCAATATGCTACGAAGGTAAGATTAAAAAAAGTTCTTGAAGATGAACGAAACTATTTGTGGCTAACAAATTGGGCAATTATTTCTAAAGACAAAAATTGTATAGTCGGTTTTGTTACGATAAAAGGTTGTCCAAACGACATGGGTGAAGTAACTATTGAATACGGTATTGAAAAAGAGTATCGAGGCAATGGGTATGCTACTGAGGCTGTTAAAAAGTTAATAAAATGGATTTTCATAAGTCCAAGAGCAAAATATGTAATTGTAGATATTGACAAAGTAAACACCTCTTCGCATAGGGTGTTAGAAAAAGTAGGAGCTATTAAATACAAAGAAACTGATGAGTTATTATGGTGGAAAGTTAAAAATACGAAATTAAATGAAGTTGAAAAATTAATTGAGATAATTGAGTTGAATAAAGACCTAATTCGTGTATTTGATGCTTTAGATAAAATTGGACTTGTTGAATATTATGTAGGAGCGGGAGCTTTAGCTCAAAATGTATGGAATATAGAGACTGGAAGATCACAGAATTATGGTATTTCAGATGTAGATATTATATATTTCAATCCTAATATGCTAGAAGAAGATGAAACTAAAATTAGGAAAAAACTTGAAAAAGAATTAGGAAATTTTCCAGTATGGCTTGATGTGAAAAATCAGGCAAGAGTGCATTTGTGGTATAAAGAGAAATTTGGATATGAAATTGAAACATATAAATCATTAGAAGATGCAATAAAAACTTGGCCAACTACTTCAACATCATTTGGAGTTCAAAGAGAAAGAAAAAACAAGTGGAATGTGTATGCTCCGTACGGTTTGCGCGATATATTTGAGATGAGAGTTAAAGCAAATCCAATACAAATAACAGAAGCAATATATATGAATAAGGTGCAAAAGTGGACTGATAGGTGGCCAGAATTAGAAGTCGTTGAATGGAGTGACAAAAATATAGAAATTGTTAATACAGAAGTAATATCAATTGTTAGAAAATGA
- a CDS encoding class I SAM-dependent methyltransferase: protein MKIKNQRVFFNEQYENWVNSVDKNKLRIMEQSIELLRIGKQDSVLDVACGIGVLYPLLRNIPIRRYIAIDISEKMLEEFARQYKIAI from the coding sequence ATGAAAATCAAGAATCAAAGAGTGTTTTTTAATGAACAATATGAAAATTGGGTGAATAGTGTTGATAAGAACAAGCTGAGAATAATGGAGCAGTCTATTGAGTTGCTTCGTATAGGAAAACAGGATAGTGTTCTTGATGTAGCTTGTGGAATAGGCGTATTATATCCACTATTAAGAAATATTCCAATAAGACGTTATATAGCAATTGATATATCAGAAAAGATGCTAGAAGAATTTGCTAGACAATATAAAATCGCTATTTGA
- a CDS encoding damage-control phosphatase ARMT1 family protein: MKISYECIHCLARQAVEIAKEATTFGNQQEEIIKRSLKSLSEIDFNMTAPEMAYEMHQHAKQITGNLDPYKNLKQQYNQIAKEVSFRIKDEKWIENSNDSFDIACRLAIAGNIIDFSVGLDLEYSDIVKSVEDSIKMDLYGSGSKALKIAIGKSKKIMFISDNAGEIIFDKFLLEQLPLEKVTYVVKGGPIVNDATMEDAISSGVVDLVRVIDNGYSAQGTILSKCSKTFIHEFEDSDLVISKGQANFETLSNFENKAIFFLLRAKCKSVAEEIGCEPMDYVLTSI, translated from the coding sequence ATGAAAATATCATATGAATGTATCCATTGTTTAGCTAGACAAGCAGTTGAAATTGCTAAAGAAGCTACTACTTTCGGAAATCAGCAAGAAGAAATTATAAAGAGATCATTAAAATCACTTAGTGAGATAGACTTCAACATGACTGCTCCAGAAATGGCTTACGAGATGCATCAACATGCGAAGCAAATTACTGGCAATTTAGATCCCTATAAAAATTTGAAGCAGCAGTATAATCAGATTGCAAAGGAAGTATCATTTAGAATAAAAGACGAAAAATGGATAGAGAACTCAAATGACTCATTTGATATAGCATGTAGATTAGCGATAGCTGGAAATATTATAGATTTTTCTGTAGGTTTAGACTTAGAGTATTCAGATATTGTTAAATCAGTTGAGGATAGTATAAAAATGGATTTATATGGGAGTGGATCAAAGGCCCTTAAAATTGCCATTGGAAAATCAAAAAAAATTATGTTTATTTCAGATAATGCTGGCGAAATTATATTTGATAAATTTCTTCTTGAGCAACTACCACTGGAAAAAGTTACATATGTTGTAAAAGGTGGACCTATAGTTAATGATGCTACAATGGAAGATGCAATTAGTTCAGGTGTTGTAGATTTAGTAAGAGTAATTGACAATGGGTATTCTGCTCAAGGTACAATACTGAGTAAATGTTCGAAGACATTTATACATGAGTTTGAAGACTCCGATCTTGTTATTAGTAAGGGCCAAGCAAATTTTGAAACATTAAGTAACTTTGAAAATAAAGCAATTTTTTTCTTGCTACGGGCTAAATGTAAGTCGGTCGCTGAAGAAATTGGTTGTGAGCCTATGGATTACGTTTTAACGAGTATTTAA
- the bioB gene encoding biotin synthase BioB, producing MKNYIENLKENILNGQNITFDQAIRLINIDISDDESLNTLFSCANQIRENFVGNKVDLCTIENVKSGKCSEDCKYCAQSVYYSTGVNEYDLMEYDEILKNVLKIQNKGVNRYSLVTSGRGIIDNIEFDKLLNIYSNLKKDTNINICASHGLATKKQILNLKKAGVSRYHHNIETCKSNYANICSTHTYEDRIITIKNALSVNMDVCCGGILGMGETRQNRVEMAFEIKNLGIKSIPLNVLMPIEGTPFENIRILPPLEILKTMSVYRFINTDAFIRYAGGRIALRDKQTLGLKSGVNGILTGNFLTTSGSNIKEDINMVLREGFVI from the coding sequence TTGAAAAATTATATTGAAAATCTTAAAGAAAATATTTTAAATGGTCAAAATATTACATTTGATCAAGCTATAAGATTGATAAATATTGATATATCCGATGACGAATCACTAAATACACTATTTTCATGTGCAAATCAGATAAGAGAAAATTTTGTTGGTAATAAAGTTGATTTATGTACTATTGAAAATGTAAAATCAGGAAAATGTTCTGAGGATTGTAAATACTGTGCACAGTCAGTTTATTATAGTACTGGAGTAAATGAGTATGATTTAATGGAATATGATGAAATATTAAAAAATGTACTAAAAATTCAAAATAAAGGTGTTAATAGATACTCACTTGTTACTAGTGGTAGAGGAATCATAGATAATATAGAGTTTGATAAATTATTGAATATATATAGTAATTTAAAAAAAGACACTAATATTAACATTTGTGCATCTCATGGGCTAGCAACAAAGAAGCAAATTTTAAATTTGAAAAAAGCAGGAGTTAGTAGATATCACCATAACATTGAAACTTGTAAAAGTAATTATGCAAATATTTGTTCTACTCATACATATGAAGATAGAATTATTACTATAAAAAATGCTTTATCAGTTAACATGGATGTATGTTGTGGTGGAATTTTAGGTATGGGGGAAACAAGGCAAAACAGAGTTGAAATGGCTTTTGAAATAAAGAATTTAGGGATTAAGTCCATCCCTTTAAATGTTCTAATGCCTATAGAAGGAACACCATTTGAAAATATTAGAATTTTGCCTCCGCTTGAAATACTTAAAACAATGTCGGTTTATAGATTTATAAATACAGATGCTTTTATTAGATACGCAGGTGGTAGAATTGCTTTAAGAGATAAACAAACTTTAGGATTGAAATCAGGAGTTAATGGCATACTAACTGGGAATTTTTTAACTACAAGTGGCAGTAATATTAAAGAAGATATTAATATGGTTTTAAGAGAAGGTTTTGTGATTTGA
- a CDS encoding flavodoxin family protein, with protein sequence MNYKVVYFTRTGSCKRVADKISKELNCDKVELCDDKNWKGFIGFFKAGYYTSKNKNVKIELKGNIEDKDNIIVVSPLWAGSLPPATRLFLEDRKLEEIDLVLVSGGSFIKNKPNCKSISEITNKLKNEDKVVSELVSKLI encoded by the coding sequence ATGAATTATAAAGTTGTGTATTTTACAAGAACAGGATCGTGTAAAAGAGTTGCTGACAAAATTTCTAAAGAACTTAACTGTGATAAAGTAGAGTTATGTGATGATAAAAACTGGAAAGGCTTTATAGGTTTTTTTAAAGCGGGTTACTATACAAGCAAAAATAAAAATGTAAAAATTGAATTAAAAGGAAATATTGAAGATAAAGATAATATTATTGTAGTATCACCTCTTTGGGCCGGATCTCTTCCACCAGCTACAAGACTTTTTTTAGAAGATAGGAAACTTGAAGAAATTGATTTAGTTTTAGTTTCGGGAGGAAGTTTTATTAAAAATAAACCGAACTGTAAATCGATAAGTGAAATTACAAATAAATTAAAGAATGAAGATAAAGTTGTTAGTGAACTTGTGAGTAAACTTATTTAA
- a CDS encoding MATE family efflux transporter, with protein MKKRDLTKGSITKNLLFMSVPTMMGFFAQTLYDVVDMMWIGRISFEAVAGVTIFVTIFWVVEVLNEIIGSSSISLISQSYGEGDKEKTKKIIEQTITFKALVAIIASIFLYLFIKPLALFFDSNPLVVKSVISYGYIRIYFVPIMFSSFTVNTALRCIGDAKKPLYLMLVSSIMNVILDPIFIFKSLHIKFLFIDFTLKGFGMGVFGAALATVISITFAFLIGMYILLGGKTHIKIEFKKLFRLDKEIDFKLITIGLPNGADSLTRNLSSFVVLKLIAIYGSVAIAAAGIGMRILGLLFMPLIGLMMGGGTIVGQNIGNNQIDRAEKTAFAAAKLGLLFSLFASSIAFLFSKQIMMIFTNDMSIILIGIPMLKILVISTIFIAVLFGIATLFSGSGYNFPFLVSSVVGRWIVAIPFALITVYFLHLSINWLWFSFVLGDIAESVTIYIFYKKGKWKEKRVV; from the coding sequence ATGAAAAAAAGAGATTTAACAAAAGGAAGTATTACTAAAAATTTACTATTTATGTCTGTTCCAACCATGATGGGTTTTTTTGCGCAAACTTTATATGATGTTGTTGATATGATGTGGATAGGAAGAATTTCATTTGAAGCAGTTGCAGGAGTAACAATCTTTGTAACTATATTTTGGGTAGTAGAAGTATTAAATGAAATTATCGGGAGTAGCTCTATATCTTTAATATCACAAAGTTATGGTGAAGGGGATAAAGAAAAAACAAAAAAGATTATTGAACAAACTATAACATTTAAAGCATTAGTGGCTATTATTGCATCAATATTTTTGTATTTATTTATTAAGCCACTTGCCTTATTTTTTGATAGTAATCCTCTTGTTGTTAAAAGTGTGATAAGTTACGGATATATAAGAATATATTTTGTACCAATTATGTTTTCGTCTTTTACGGTAAATACAGCTCTTAGGTGTATTGGAGACGCAAAAAAACCTCTTTATTTAATGCTTGTAAGTTCCATTATGAATGTAATATTAGATCCAATTTTTATTTTTAAAAGTCTACATATTAAATTTCTTTTTATAGATTTTACTTTAAAAGGTTTTGGCATGGGTGTGTTTGGAGCAGCTCTTGCAACAGTTATTAGCATTACATTTGCGTTTTTAATTGGTATGTATATTCTTCTTGGTGGTAAAACTCATATTAAAATAGAATTTAAAAAACTGTTTAGACTAGATAAAGAAATTGATTTCAAATTAATTACAATTGGACTTCCAAATGGTGCAGATTCATTGACTAGAAATTTAAGTAGCTTTGTAGTACTAAAATTAATTGCCATATATGGATCAGTTGCAATTGCAGCTGCTGGAATTGGTATGAGGATATTAGGTCTTCTATTTATGCCTCTTATTGGACTTATGATGGGTGGAGGAACAATTGTAGGACAAAATATAGGAAACAATCAAATTGATAGAGCTGAAAAAACAGCATTTGCCGCAGCAAAACTTGGTCTTTTATTTTCATTATTTGCTTCAAGTATTGCGTTTTTATTCAGTAAACAAATTATGATGATCTTTACTAATGATATGAGCATTATATTAATAGGAATTCCAATGTTAAAGATTCTTGTAATTAGCACGATATTTATTGCTGTTTTATTTGGAATTGCGACCTTATTTTCTGGTTCAGGTTACAATTTTCCATTTTTAGTGTCGAGTGTTGTTGGTAGATGGATTGTTGCAATTCCATTTGCGCTTATTACAGTTTACTTTCTGCATTTAAGTATTAATTGGTTATGGTTTTCTTTTGTTCTTGGAGATATTGCAGAATCTGTAACAATATATATTTTCTATAAAAAAGGAAAATGGAAAGAAAAAAGAGTTGTTTAA
- the gnd gene encoding phosphogluconate dehydrogenase (NAD(+)-dependent, decarboxylating), with protein sequence MKIGLVGLGKMGRNLALNMHDNKFDVVVYNRNSEKTKEFIEKGIEGAFTYKELIDKLDDKRKIVWIMVPSGHAVDTVISQIKPFLRKGDLVIDGGNSKYTDTIKRGKMLKTDGIHYMDVGTSGGTNGARNGACMMIGGEKSDYEELKTMFEAVCVTDGQMYLGKNGSGHFVKMIHNGVEYGMMQAIAEGFEILEASDFELDNYDVSKVWSNGSIIESYLMSTANKAFSKNKKLEGIVDEIDSSGEGLWTVEEALKLKLPSYVITASLMKRFESKQNERFSNKVVAALRNEFGGHKIYKK encoded by the coding sequence ATGAAAATTGGTTTAGTAGGACTAGGTAAGATGGGAAGAAATTTAGCACTTAATATGCATGATAATAAATTTGATGTTGTTGTTTATAATAGAAACAGTGAAAAAACAAAGGAGTTTATTGAAAAAGGTATTGAAGGTGCTTTTACTTATAAAGAATTAATTGATAAATTGGATGATAAAAGAAAAATAGTTTGGATAATGGTGCCTTCTGGCCATGCAGTTGACACGGTAATTAGCCAAATAAAACCATTTTTAAGAAAAGGTGATCTTGTGATAGACGGTGGTAATTCAAAATACACTGATACAATAAAAAGAGGAAAAATGCTTAAAACGGACGGTATTCATTATATGGATGTTGGAACTAGTGGTGGAACTAATGGTGCTAGAAATGGTGCTTGTATGATGATTGGCGGAGAAAAGTCAGACTACGAAGAACTAAAAACTATGTTTGAAGCCGTTTGCGTTACAGATGGTCAAATGTATCTTGGTAAAAATGGAAGCGGACACTTTGTTAAGATGATTCATAACGGAGTAGAATATGGAATGATGCAAGCTATTGCTGAAGGCTTCGAAATCTTAGAGGCGAGTGATTTTGAGCTTGATAATTATGATGTGTCAAAAGTGTGGTCGAATGGTTCTATAATAGAAAGTTATCTAATGAGCACTGCAAATAAAGCATTTTCAAAAAATAAAAAACTTGAAGGTATTGTTGATGAAATTGATTCATCTGGTGAAGGACTTTGGACTGTTGAAGAAGCGCTTAAATTAAAACTTCCGTCATATGTAATTACGGCTTCACTAATGAAAAGATTTGAATCAAAGCAAAATGAAAGATTTTCAAATAAAGTTGTAGCTGCACTACGAAATGAATTTGGTGGTCATAAAATATACAAAAAATAG
- the zwf gene encoding glucose-6-phosphate dehydrogenase, whose amino-acid sequence MKDCVIVLFGGTGNLAYKKLYPALYKLYERNLMPNKFVILSLGRRNIELVEFKNIVKLKIKQFSNGYNEKVLNGFVDFIKYQILNFDKINDYVILKGRIDDCVCSEKMPQNRIFYLATAPGYFEIITNNLELSGILDIKKDAYKRIVIEKPFGKDLAEAKSINKTLRKVFSENEIYRTDHYLGKAMIQNIMVLRFSNALFEPLWNSECIDNVQITVSETIGVEERGGYYETSGAFRDMIQSHLIQILALFAMDVPNSLETEDIRNEKVKVIKAMKFFTNKDIVDNLVLGQYEGNSDVKSYVDESKVNPNSLTETFVAIGIDINNKRWKGTKFYLRTGKRLKKKIAEIVVEFKNTTVNKFYYDLLKNKDNAVNSANLLRIKIQPEEGISLSFNVKKPSTDNIIVQKEMDYCQSCDIDMKSPEAYEKLIIDAISGDQSLYARWDEVEAAWSFVDKISKTCLDRSRLLKKYKSSTWGPKEAELMMKKNDLKWWSK is encoded by the coding sequence ATGAAAGACTGTGTAATTGTTTTATTTGGAGGAACAGGAAATCTAGCATATAAGAAGCTTTATCCAGCTCTTTATAAATTATACGAAAGAAATCTTATGCCAAATAAATTTGTAATTCTAAGTTTAGGAAGAAGAAATATAGAACTCGTAGAATTTAAGAATATAGTTAAATTAAAAATAAAGCAATTTTCTAATGGATATAATGAAAAAGTTTTAAATGGATTTGTTGATTTTATTAAATATCAAATTCTTAATTTCGATAAAATTAATGATTATGTGATTTTAAAAGGTAGAATTGATGATTGCGTATGTAGTGAAAAAATGCCTCAAAATAGAATTTTTTATTTGGCAACTGCACCAGGATATTTTGAAATTATTACAAATAATTTAGAACTTTCAGGGATTCTTGATATAAAAAAAGATGCCTATAAAAGAATTGTAATTGAAAAACCATTTGGTAAAGATTTAGCTGAAGCAAAATCAATAAATAAAACTTTAAGAAAAGTATTTTCTGAAAATGAAATTTATAGAACTGATCATTATCTAGGAAAAGCTATGATTCAAAATATTATGGTACTAAGGTTTTCGAATGCTTTGTTTGAGCCTCTTTGGAATAGTGAATGTATTGATAATGTTCAAATCACTGTATCAGAAACAATAGGAGTTGAAGAAAGAGGTGGTTATTATGAAACTTCAGGTGCATTTAGAGATATGATTCAGAGCCATTTAATTCAAATATTAGCCCTTTTTGCTATGGATGTTCCAAATTCTCTTGAAACCGAAGATATAAGAAATGAAAAAGTGAAAGTTATAAAAGCTATGAAGTTTTTTACAAATAAGGATATTGTAGATAATTTAGTTCTTGGTCAATACGAAGGAAATTCTGATGTAAAAAGCTATGTAGATGAAAGTAAAGTTAATCCAAATTCGCTTACAGAAACTTTCGTAGCTATTGGAATCGATATTAATAATAAAAGGTGGAAAGGTACAAAATTTTATTTAAGAACTGGAAAAAGGCTTAAGAAAAAAATAGCTGAGATTGTTGTAGAATTTAAAAACACAACTGTAAATAAATTTTATTATGATTTACTTAAAAACAAAGATAATGCCGTAAACAGTGCAAATCTACTTAGAATTAAGATTCAACCTGAAGAAGGAATAAGTCTAAGTTTTAATGTAAAAAAACCATCTACAGATAATATTATAGTTCAAAAAGAAATGGATTACTGTCAAAGTTGCGATATTGATATGAAGTCACCTGAGGCATATGAAAAACTCATAATTGATGCTATTAGTGGAGATCAGTCACTTTATGCAAGATGGGATGAAGTAGAGGCTGCATGGTCTTTTGTTGATAAAATATCAAAAACTTGCTTAGATAGAAGTAGATTATTAAAAAAATACAAATCAAGTACATGGGGGCCAAAAGAAGCTGAACTTATGATGAAAAAAAATGATTTAAAATGGTGGAGTAAATAA
- a CDS encoding cyclase family protein: MSIDKNMKVYKNKAEKIPKLEFTKSHEKDNMCESRIILEMHTGTHLDAPYHMLNEGKTIDEINLDTLVTDCRVIDLSHIKEKITKIDLEDFHIKKNEFILFKTSNSSNLLFNPNFVYLDKSGAEYLLKCGVIGIGTDGLGIERSQKNHETHKILLGNDINIIEGLDLKDIEEGIYKLIALPLKIKGAEASPVRAILIKE, encoded by the coding sequence ATGAGTATAGATAAAAACATGAAAGTTTATAAGAATAAAGCAGAAAAAATCCCTAAATTAGAATTTACAAAATCTCATGAAAAAGATAATATGTGTGAGAGTAGGATTATTCTTGAAATGCATACAGGAACACATTTAGATGCTCCGTATCATATGTTAAATGAGGGAAAAACTATTGATGAAATTAATTTAGATACATTAGTTACAGATTGTAGAGTGATTGATTTATCACATATAAAAGAAAAAATTACAAAAATAGATTTAGAGGATTTTCATATTAAAAAAAATGAATTTATTCTTTTTAAAACTAGTAATTCTAGTAATTTATTATTTAATCCTAATTTTGTTTACCTAGATAAATCAGGAGCAGAGTATCTTCTTAAATGCGGAGTTATTGGAATTGGAACGGATGGCCTCGGTATTGAAAGGAGTCAAAAAAATCATGAAACTCATAAAATACTTCTTGGAAATGATATTAATATTATAGAGGGACTTGATTTAAAAGATATTGAAGAAGGCATTTATAAATTGATTGCACTTCCCCTAAAAATAAAAGGCGCAGAAGCTTCACCAGTTCGCGCCATTTTGATAAAAGAATAG
- a CDS encoding DMT family transporter produces the protein MIKKNKGILFILASSLFFALMATSVKSAPNIPQVEKIFFRNFIGLIVISFSLYKNKTPLKPNNIKLMSLRSIFGLFGVALYYNSLAHLKLSDAVIINKLSPFFVLILSVIFLKEKITKYKLISLVLAVTGAILVLKPSFDYTFLPALSGLFGAFFAGSAYTTIRKLTKYDKAKLIVFYFCLFSSVVMFPLMLMGNFKIPTLFEFISLISIGVSALIAQLFMTNAYKYAPASELAIYSNANIVFSTLIGLIFWSEIPDIYSIIGVFIIVFAVYVNTKNK, from the coding sequence ATGATAAAAAAAAATAAAGGTATACTTTTTATACTTGCATCATCTTTATTCTTTGCATTAATGGCAACATCAGTAAAATCAGCACCTAATATTCCTCAAGTTGAAAAAATCTTCTTTAGAAATTTTATAGGATTAATAGTAATATCTTTTTCATTATATAAAAATAAAACACCTTTAAAACCAAACAATATAAAATTAATGTCACTTAGGTCTATTTTTGGTTTATTTGGCGTCGCGTTATATTACAATTCTTTAGCTCATTTAAAGCTTTCTGATGCAGTTATAATAAATAAATTATCACCATTTTTTGTCCTTATACTTTCTGTAATATTTCTTAAAGAAAAAATTACTAAATATAAATTAATTAGTCTTGTTCTGGCAGTTACTGGCGCTATACTTGTTTTAAAACCTAGCTTTGATTATACATTTTTACCTGCACTTAGCGGTTTATTTGGAGCTTTTTTTGCAGGTAGTGCTTACACTACTATAAGGAAATTAACAAAATATGATAAAGCAAAATTAATAGTATTCTATTTTTGTCTTTTTTCTTCTGTAGTTATGTTTCCCTTAATGCTAATGGGCAATTTTAAAATTCCAACATTATTTGAATTTATATCCCTAATATCAATCGGAGTAAGCGCGCTCATTGCTCAGCTCTTTATGACAAATGCCTACAAATATGCTCCAGCGTCTGAACTTGCAATTTATTCAAACGCTAATATAGTATTTTCAACATTAATAGGATTAATCTTTTGGAGCGAAATTCCAGATATATACTCCATTATTGGAGTTTTTATTATTGTTTTTGCGGTATATGTTAATACTAAAAACAAATGA